In Mercurialis annua linkage group LG6, ddMerAnnu1.2, whole genome shotgun sequence, the following are encoded in one genomic region:
- the LOC126686592 gene encoding phospholipid-transporting ATPase 3, whose amino-acid sequence MSGGGGGGGWERVRTSRSRLGRETSSTSSRTVRLGRVQPQAPGHRTIYCNDREANFPVRFKGNSISTTKYNFLTFLPKGLFEQFRRVANCYFLLISILSMTPISPVNPVTNVVPLSMVLLVSLIKEAFEDWKRFQNDMVINNSPVEVLQDQKWETIPWKKLQVGDIVRIKQDGFFPADLLFLASTNQDGVCYIETANLDGETNLKIRKALERTWDYLTPEKAAEFKGEVQCEQPNNSLYTFTGNLIIQKQTLPLSPNQLLLRGCSLRNTVYIVGAVIFTGQESKVMMNSMNVPSKRSTLERKLDKLILALFGSLFMMCLIGAIASGIFINRKYYYLGLDESAPTEYNPSNRFGVAALTLFTLITLYSTIIPISLYVSIEMIKFIQCTQFINKDLHMYHAETNTAALARTSNLNEELGQVEYVFSDKTGTLTRNLMEFFKCSIGGEVYGSGITEIERGGAQRSGMTIQESNKSVGAIHEKGFNFDDPRLMGGAWRNEPNPDTCKEFFRCLAICHTVLPEGEESPEKITYQAASPDEAALVAAAKNFGFFFYRRTPTTIYVRESHAEKMGKVQDVSYEILNVLEFNSTRKRQSVVCRYPDGRLTLYCKGADTVIFERLADGNDGLVKVTREHLGQFGSSGLRTLCLAYRDLSPEVYESWNEKFIQAKSSLRDREKKLDEVAELIEKELILIGSTAIEDKLQEGVPDCIETLARAGIKIWVLTGDKIETAINIAYACNLINNDMKQFIISSETDAIREVESSGDQVEIARFMKEEVKKELKKCLEEAQHSLNTVTGPKLALVIDGKCLMYALDPTLRVMLLNLSLNCSSVVCCRVSPLQKAQVTTLVKKGARKITLSIGDGANDVSMIQAAHIGVGISGMEGMQAVMASDFAIAQFRFLADLLLVHGRWSYFRICKVITYFFYKNLTFTLTQFWFTFHTGFSGQRFYDDWFQSLYNVIFTALPVIIVGLFDKDVSASLSKKYPELYKEGIRNVFFKWRVVVTWACFSVYQSLIFYHFATTSSKGGKNSSGRIFGLWDVSTMAFTCVVVTVNLRLLMICNSITRWHYISVGGSILAWFFFIFVYSIFRENVFFVIYILMSTFYFYLALLLVPVVALLGDFIYQGVQRWFFPYDYQIIQEIHLYEPDDNSRAGFLEIENRLTPQEERSYAIARLPREISKHTGFAFDSPGYESFFAAQLGIYAPQKAWDVARRASMRSQPKKN is encoded by the exons ATGAGCggaggtggaggtggaggtggaTGGGAGAGGGTAAGGACTTCGAGATCGAGATTAGGAAGAGAAACGAGTTCTACATCATCTCGGACGGTTCGACTCGGTCGAGTGCAGCCTCAGGCACCTGGTCACCGTACTATCTATTGTAATGACCGCGAGGCTAATTTCCCCGTCCGATTCAAG GGGAATTCTATATCAACTACGAAGTACAATTTCTTAACCTTTCTACCAAAGGGACTGTTTGAACAG TTCAGGCGGGTAGCCAATTGCTACTTTCTCTTGATATCTATCTTATCAATGACACCAATCAG TCCTGTCAATCCTGTGACAAATGTGGTCCCATTGAGCATGGTACTTTTGGTCTCTCTTATTAAGGAGGCATTTGAGGACTGG AAGCGTTTTCAGAATGATATGGTGATTAACAACAGTCCTGTAGAAGTGTTGCAAGATCAAAAGTGGGAGACTATTCCATGGAAGAAGTTGCAAGTTGGAGACATTGTTagg ATTAAGCAGGATGGGTTCTTTCCCGCCGATCTGCTTTTCCTAGCTTCTACAAACCAGGACGGTGTCTGTTATATTGAG ACGGCAAATTTGGATGGGGAAACAAATTTGAAGATTAGAAAGGCATTGGAAAGGACGTGGGATTACTTGACCCCTGAAAAAGCTGCTGAATTTAAAG GTGAAGTACAATGTGAACAACCAAACAATTCGCTTTACACTTTCACCGGCAATCTTATTATCCAAAAGCAGACATTACCTCTCAGTCCAAACCAACTTCTTTTAAGA GGGTGCAGTCTCAGGAACACAGTATATATCGTTGGGGCTGTTATATTTACAGGTCAAGAATCAAAG GTTATGATGAACTCCATGAATGTTCCTTCGAAGAGGAGTACACTGGAGAGGAAACTTGATAAACTTATTCTTGCCCTTTTTGGATCTCTTTTCATGATGTGCCTGATTGGAGCAATAGCCAG CGGTATATTCATAAACCGTAAGTATTACTACCTTGGTCTTGATGAAAGTGCACCGACAGAGTATAACCCTAGCAACAGATTTGGG GTTGCTGCTTTGACTTTGTTTACACTCATTACATTATACTCGACAATAATTCCCATCTCTTTGTATGTTTCTATTGAG ATGATCAAATTTATTCAATGCACCCAATTTATCAACAAAGACCTACATATGTATCATGCTGAAACCAATACTGCTGCATTGGCTAGGACTTCCAATTTAAATGAGGAACTTGGACAG GTGGAATATGTTTTCTCCGATAAAACTGGTACTTTAACGAGAAATTTAATGGAGTTTTTCAAGTGTTCAATTGGAGGAGAAGTTTATGGCTCTGGTATTACTGAAATAGAACGTGGTGGAGCACAACGGAGTGGCATGACAATTCAAGAA AGTAACAAATCAGTTGGTGCAATACATGAGAAGGGGTTCAATTTTGATGATCCTAGGCTTATGGGTGGAGCTTGGAGGAATGAACCTAATCCTGACACATGCAag GAATTTTTCAGATGCCTTGCAATTTGTCATACGGTTCTTCCTGAAGGTGAGGAATCCCCTGAGAAAATTACATATCAGGCTGCATCACCGGATGAGGCTGCTTTGGTCGCTGCAGCAAAGAATTTTGGTTTTTTCTTCTACAG GCGCACACCTACAACTATATATGTTCGTGAATCTCATGCGGAGAAGATGGGTAAAGTTCAGGACGTGTCTTATGAAATTTTGAATGTTCTTGAGTTCAACAG CACGCGAAAACGCCAGTCTGTTGTTTGTAGATATCCTGATGGCAGACTCACGTTATACTGCAAG GGTGCTGATACTGTAATTTTTGAGAGATTGGCTGATGGAAACGATGGTTTAGTAAAAGTTACTAGGGAACACTTGGGACAATTTGGTTCTTCTGGATTACGCACCCTCTGCCTTGcctatagagatttaagccctGAAGTATATGAAAGCTGGAATGAGAAGTTTATTCAAGCTAAATCTTCTCTTAGAGATCGTGAAAAGAAGTTGGATGAG GTTGCAGAACTTATAGAGAAGGAACTTATTTTGATTGGGAGCACTGCTATAGAAGACAAACTTCAAGAAGGAGTTCCAGATTGTATTGAGACTCTTGCTAGAGCTGGAATCAAGATTTGGGTTCTAACAGGGGACAAGATAGAAACAGCAATTAATATAGCTTATG CTTGCAACTTAATCAACAACGATATGAAACAATTCATCATAAGCTCAGAAACTGATGCAATCAGAGAAGTTGAAAGCAGT GGTGATCAAGTGGAAATTGCCCGCTTTATGAAAGAAGAAGTGAAAAAAGAGTTGAAGAAGTGTCTTGAGGAAGCACAACACTCTTTAAACACTGTGACTGGGCCAAAATTAGCTCTTGTTATCGACGGAAAGTGCTTGATGTATGCATTGGACCCCACTTTACGAGTAATGCTGCTGAATTTGAGCTTGAATTGTAGTTCAGTTGTCTGCTGCCGCGTTTCTCCTTTGCAGAAAGCACAG gtGACTACTTTGGTCAAAAAAGGTGCACGTAAAATTACACTTAGCATTGGAGATGGTGCCAATGATGTTAGCATGATTCAAGCTGCTCATATTGGTGTTGGAATAAGTGGAATGGAAGGAATGCAAGCGGTTATGGCTAGTGATTTTGCAATTGCCCAGTTTCGTTTTCTTGCTGATTTACTTCTTGTGCATGGCCGGTGGTCATATTTTAGGATATGCAAG GTCATCACATATTTCTTTTACAAGAATCTCACATTTACGCTGACTCAATTTTGGTTCACCTTCCATACTGGCTTTTCTGGCCAAAGATTCTATGATGATTGGTTCCAGTCGCTGTACAATGTCATATTTACGGCACTTCCGGTGATCATTGTTGGGCTTTTTGACAAG GATGTCAGTGCATCCCTTTCAAAGAAATACCCTGAACTGTATAAAGAGGGTATAAGAAATGTCTTTTTCAAGTGGAGAGTTGTGGTGACATGGGCTTGCTTTTCTGTATACCAGTCTCTAATCTTTTATCACTTTGCGACCACTTCCAGTAAGGGTGGTAAAAATTCATCAGGCCGGATATTTGGACTATGGGATGTCAGCACAATGGCCTTCACTTGTGTTGTTGTCACAGTCAACTTGCGTCTTCTTATGATATGCAACTCGATTACAAGGTGGCATTATATCAGTGTCGGAGGAAGCATTCtagcttggttttttttcatttttgtataTTCAATATTTAGG GAGAATGTATTTTTCGTCATTTATATTTTGATGAGTACATTCTATTTCTACCTTGCACTTCTTCTTGTTCCCGTCGTTGCACTTCTTGGAGACTTCATATACCAAGG GGTTCAAAGATGGTTCTTCCCATATGATTATCAGATTATTCAGGAGATACACTTGTATGAACCTGATGACAACAGTAGAGCAGGATTTCTGGAGATTGAGAATAGGCTTACACCTCAAGAAGAAAGGAGCTACGCAATAGCTCGACTCCCACGAGAAATATCTAAACACACGGGGTTTGCTTTTGATTCACCTGGGTACGAGTCATTTTTTGCTGCACAGCTTGGTATTTATGCTCCACAGAAGGCTTGGGATGTTGCACGGAGAGCCAGCATGAGGTCACAGCCTAAAAAGAATTAA
- the LOC126687773 gene encoding uncharacterized protein LOC126687773 — translation MEIIVKPNSSRCESSSALSFNSLNLSNLFLAKSIWLFSELMLRSDCFGQIPIHDWWVKVFDELTTSFQRNLMVVICWRIWLARNDKYFNNSEWTASEVNCRALTQLHEFSSAHVLNNQSLIMHNGSSRQVQRWRPPPPGRIKINFDAALNISNRIAAVGLVCSNSSGYITYCCSHRFSGIVSPEIAETLGMWHAIMIASQLGLRNIIIEGDCLNVISAAQGKKDIPSTIEVIIFDTVRLSSSFISCDFAYVKRMVIGWPMK, via the exons ATGGAAATTATTGTTAAACCGAATTCCAGTAGGTGTGAATCTTCAAGTGCGCTGTCCTTCAATTCCCTCAACTTGTCGAATCT CTTTTTGGCAAAAAGTATATGGCTCTTTTCTGAGTTAATGTTGCGATCGGATTGTTTTGGTCAAATTCCAATTCATGACTGGTGGGTAAAAGTTTTTGACGAACTTACCACTTCTTTTCAACGTAATTTGATGGTTGTAATTTGTTGGAGAATATGGCTTGCAAGAAATGATAAGTATTTTAACAATTCTGAATGGACAGCCTCAGAAGTGAACTGCAGAGCATTGACACAGTTACATGAATTTTCATCTGCTCATGTGTTAAATAATCAATCTTTGATTATGCATAATGGTTCATCTCGGCAGGTACAGCGGTGGAGGCCTCCACCGCCTGGAaggatcaaaataaattttgatgcgGCCTTAAATATCAGTAACCGTATTGCAGCTGTTGGTTTGGTTTGTTCAAATTCTTCTGGGTACATCACTTATTGTTGCTCTCATCGTTTTTCAGGAATAGTTTCTCCTGAAATTGCGGAGACACTGGGGATGTGGCATGCCATTATGATTGCTTCTCAACTCGGTCTAAggaatattattattgaagGTGATTGCTTAAATGTGATCTCTGCAGCTCAAGGTAAGAAGGATATTCCGTCAACCATAGAAGTCATAATCTTTGATACCGTTCGCTTATCATCGTCGTTTATATCTTGCGACTTTGCATATGTTAAGCGAATGGTAATTGGATGGCCCATGAAATGA